The DNA sequence GGCATATTTGCAGGCGAACTATGAACTCGCGGTGGACATTAATGAAACGGAGATTTTATTGCGGAAATAACCAGGACAGGCATTCTGAGAGGGGACCGGTGCGGTTACGAACCGCACCTACCAGAATTGGGGAAAGCAATGTTACTTGATTCAATTCTTAATCTTCATTAGAAAGCTACTTCTGCTGTTCAACGAAGATTCGGTAGATGTCCTCAAAAAGCCTGACATCTGTGAGTGTATCTTCAGCGGAAGAGCGGAAGGGTTCATCGCTGCGGAGGTTCGCCAGAAAGTATTCCGCTTCTCTGTGATATGCCCAGGTCCAACTCGGTCTCGGAATCGGACGGGCGATTTCCTGTTCTTCCCCAGCACGATAGATCTCGACCTCTGCAGGCGTGTTTTTCAAGAGTAACGGCGGTGCCCATGTGTGAACCCAGCCGTTCTCAAAATAGATTTGGCTATGCTCATCCCAGCGGTAGTGGGAGACATGTCCAGTTTCTAACGTCACACGGATGCCGTCCATATCGAAGATAACAACACCAGAATATCCGTTCGGATCCAAATCAACGACTTTGACGCTTACTTTGTCGCCAGCATCAAGGAACCAGCGCATTAAATTGATATTGTGCGTGTACTGTTGTAAATATCCTAAATAGGAACCACGCCACTGTTCGGGTATCCATTCTGGGGTTTTGACGGGTGCGCTCGGTTTCGTCTCTGTTGTTCCATCCATGTGGGCATCGAGATTACACACCCAATCCCCACCGAATCCGTGGTTCCTTGCATACGTTAAGCGTCCGAGTTCGTTCGTTTCTCGGAACTGCGCGACCCGTGTTTTGACGATCTCGTTTCCGGCATCGTAGCGTTTCATGTAGCCGACCATCAACTTTTTGCCCGACTTTTGTGACGCTGCCACAATCGCCTCGGCTTGTTCGACGGAAACAGCCATCGGTTTCTCCATGAAGACGTGCTTACCTGCCAAAAGGAGATCTTTCGCGATTTCACCTTGCAATGCGAAATCAGCAGACACGGCGACTGCTTCGATATCGGCGTTTTGTGCGAGTTCATCGTGGTCCCGATAGAGATGGGGAATCCCGAAACGGGTTTGGACTTTTTTACCGAGTTCGGTACGCACCTCTGCGAGTCCGATAAGTTCACAGTCCGGGATGCTTGTAAAATTCGGGATGTGGACCTTCTGTGCCATGAACCCACAACCAATATAACCCAGTCGAATTTTTTCCATACCTTTAATTTTCCTTGCGGTTCGGTTAGCAACATTGAATGGCTAACGTTTTTCTCCGTATATCCGCCTGCGTGTTTTTGCAATGTAATACAAGGAATGGATTTAGTCTAACCCCAGACTAAATCCGGTATTTCTGCGTATTGTTGCAGGCTACTGTTTCAGTCTAACATGATTCCTAATCAGAAACTTACACATCATGGAATAGAATGCTGGCCAATCGGTTCGGATTTCTAATGTTCCTTGCGGTTCAGTCACGCTGATTTCCGATAGTTATTAAGACGTGTGGCGCGATTCTATTTGTTCAACGGCGGTTTTAGCTCCTTCCCGTACGAGTGCGGAGGCATCATCTCGGGCGAGTTGCTTCAATTTCCCGAGGCTGAGGCTCGCCTCGAGTTTACCGAGGGCGACTGCGACGAAATAGCGGACATCGGCATCTTCGTCGTCCAATGCTTCTAAGAGTGCGTTTGCATCCGTTAGTGCGGCGAGGTGTCGGTCGGCATCGCCGATATTAATCAACGCTTGCGCGGCGAGTCGCCGCGAATGGATGTCTCCGTGAAGGAGAGAAGTGAGCAATTCGTCGTTCCCCGTAGGAATGACCGTGAGGTTATCCCAGTCACAATCCAAACAGAACCATGAATTGCCATCCAATCGCCGGAGATTCACATTTCCACACGAGGGGCATGCCCCAAATTCCTGTTGCTGACTCATATCCATTCCTTGGTTACGGCACACGATATGTGCCCACTCGGTTTCCAGTTCACACATTTTCTTCGACCATTGGATTTCCTTCGAGTTCGGGCAGGTCGCGCCAGATTTCGGGCCCCTCGGGCTTGAAATTAATAGTCGCAATGAACTGCATCCCGTGATAGAAGTTGATTTTGAATTTGCCACCGCCGAAATTTTTCCTGAGATATTCCAATGGGGCTTCAATCAACAGACCCATTTCGTCTGCATGATAGAAGGCGAGCGGTTTAAACCGCACTGTATTGCCTACCGGTTCTTGGACGAGTAACTGTGCCGACGTCGCGGGAAAAAGCACTTGAAAGGCTTGCCAAAGGTCGGAAACAGTCGGCTCCAACTTCCCGATGCGTTTTTTAAAGTCGTTCTCAAGGTATTCTGAGAAGGTATTGAAAACCCATTCCATAATAGTTGCCAGTTTTCAGTTATCAGTTGTCAGAGGAATAGCTGTCGGCTTTCTTACTTCTTATAAGTAACATGTCACTTCCGGGGCATCATCCAAGTGATAGTGATTCGTTACAAACCAATCTCTTAACCGATAACTCTCGCTGCGAGGCAAATCAACAACTGATAACCATTAGAGCGGTGCCTTTAAGAAGTCCTTCCAATCAAAATTGGGCAGAGGAAACTCCTCTGTGGCTTCGCATTGTCAAAATGTCGCCGCTTTCTCGAAAAACTCAATATCCACACGCTCAACACCGGCTTGTCGTGCATTTTCAGCGACACGCTGGACAACCATCTCACGAACAAACGGGATTGGTATCCGCTTGACCCGGTGCTCGACTTCCTCTGTACAAGGCATTGTCGTGTTGTCAAGATAGGGTCCGTCCTGAAGTGCAACTTCAGCGGGGTGGTCGCAGGTTTCTGGCACGAGTTGTTGCAGTCGCATTGAGACGTAATTCGTCACCCACTGTCTGAACTCTTCCGTTTTCTCGGTATCAACGTTACTGACATTGGAACGGTGTTCCAACTTTTCGTTGATACTGACGAGCAGGCTTTCCAGACGTGTCAAGCGTTCTTCTACATCCGTAAGCCTCTCATGTGCATCTATTTGTTTGTTCATCTTATCTCCCTAAATAACCCAATATTTCCAGAGGTCTTCCGGAATTTCGTATTTAATCTCCTCCCGTTTTTGATGGGAGTAGCGTGCGAAGATCCCAAAACGCGGAACATCTTTGATATTCGCTGACCCGGTATGGCAGAGAAATGCATGCCACAACACAACATCACCCGCAGCACCAGCAAACTCGCGGGGTCCCTCCGGTGATAAATCCGAGAGCACATGCCATCCCCAATCCTCAATATCGTAGAAACTGCCGTCGATCTGTTCCGGATATTGCAAGAAGTACTTGTGCGTTGAATGGTGGCTCTGGGGCCAAAAGACGAAGGCACCGCCGCCGGGTTCGACATCATAGAGGTAGGTTGTTGCGCCCAGCATAAAAGGGCTCCAGCCACCGGGACCGTATGCGTCAATGTGCCCGCTACCGGGCATTGTCCACTCCTCTTCAGGATTGGGCCATTTGACGAGCGGTGAACCACCGCCTCCTGTAAATTGCCCACCACCGAGCTGCTCGGTAATCTCTTGCATCGCAGGCAACTGTCCGAACAACGGCGAGAAACTGAAGTTCTGCACCACGTAATCGTTGGGCCACGTCTCCGGGGTCTCCAAGCTGGAATCAAAATGATTCCATATCTGCGTCCGCCATCCGTCGACTATCTCAGGATCGATTAAATTTTTAAGGATAAGGTATCCGTGTTCCTGAAAAAATGCTATCTGTTCTGCTGTAAGCATCTGGGTTCCCTCTATCAGCAACAGGCTGATGGCTGATAACCATTTTTAAATTGCCCAATATTTCCAGAGATCCTCTGGAATTTCGTATTTAATCTCCTCCAGTCTTTCATGCGCATACCGTGCAAAGAGGCCGAAACGGGGAATATCTTTTACATTTGCTGACCCGGTGTGGCAGAGAAAGGCGTGCCATAACACGACATCACCCGCCGCACCGATAAACTCGCGAGGTCCCTCCGGCGATAAATCTGAGAGTACATGCCAATTCCACCCCTCAATATCGTAGAAACTGCCGTCAATCTGTTCCGGATATTGCAAGAAGTACTTGTGCGTTGAATGGTGGCTTTGGGGCCAAAAGATGAAAGCACCGCCTTTGGGTTCAGCGTCATAAAGATAGGTTGTTGCCCCCAGCATAAAGGGACTCCAGCCAGCAACGGCACCATAGGCATCGATGTGTCCGTCCTTGGGCAGTGCCCATTCTTCTTCAGGATTGGGCCATTTGATAATCGGTGAGCCGCCACCGCCTGTAAAAAATTGTCCGCCCCCCAGTTGGTCGGCAATCTCTTGCATCACAGGCAGATGCCCAAATAACGGCGAGAAGGTGAAACCTGGAATCTCATAGTCGTTGGGCCACGTCTCTGGTGTTTCAAAACTGGAATTAAAATGATTCCATACCTGGGTCCGCCATCCGTCAATTATCTCGGGATCAATTAGATTCTTAAGGATAAGGTATCCGTGTTCCTGAAAAAATGTTATCTGTTCCGGTGTGAGCATTCGATTCTCCTCAACGTTTCGGTCTGAAGGATGGGATGCCGGTTTTATCAAACCGTTTCTTGACGGCTTGCATCAGTTCAGGGGTAACTTCGCGATGCCCGTGTTCGCGTGCGTATTTTTCAACGCTTTTGACGACCATTCCACGCGCAAACGATGGCACACGCTTCAACCTTTTTTCTGCTGCTGGCGTCCACTGTAAATCGTAATCGGTTTCCGTTGCGAAAGCAATCTTTTTTTCTATTTGAACAGGGGGTGTACCATATTGTCCGGGCTGATACTCGCATGAGGCATCCTCAGCGAGATAGTTGCCAGTCGTGGCATAGGCACGCGCTCTGCAACCGCCGCACACCTCTCTGAATTCACACGCGCCGCATTTCCCTTCAAGCAAATCTCGATTCCGTAAGTTTTGGAAGGTCTCCGATTCGTTCCAAAGTTTAACAAAACTTTCCTCTTTGAGGTTACCGACGCTAACAGGTAGATAGGGACAGGGGGTCAGTTCGCCTTCAGGTGTGATACGGCAGTAGTAAATTCCACATGGACAGGTGCCGCTGGGATAGCCCTGAAGAAACGCAGAATCGGATTGTTGTTCATAGATGACGCGTTTGTAATGCGGTGCGCACTTCGCGGCGATGAGCATTTTTCCAGCATACGCCGCTTGTAGCTCGAAAAACGTTTCAAACGCTTTTTCGTATTGCGCAGGTGTAATGTCCATTACCGTCTTCCCTCTCCCGGTTCGGACGAGGAAGTAGAGATTTAGCACCTTCGCACCGAGTTGATAGGCGTACTCCACGATTTCTGGAATTTCATCGTAATTCCACTGGGTCACGGAGGTCTGAACGAGGAAATCGAGTTGTGCGCGTTTGAGTGCCTCTACGCCGTTCATCGTCGCCTTCCACGCGCCCTCCATACCTCGGAACCGATCGTGGTTTGTCGGCTGGATAGAGTCAAGACTAATGCCTGCCCCCGTAACACCGTGCTGCTGCATTTTCTCGACGATTTCGTCGGTGAGCAAGACACCGTTTGTGCCCATTACAACAAGAAATCCGGTATCGGAGGCATACTTCGATATCTTCAAGATATCTGGACGTAATAGGGGTTCACCACCGGTAAGAATAAGGAGGATGTGCGGGTTGATTTCGGCTATCTCATCAATGACACGAAAACATTGTGATTGGCTCAATTCCGTATCCTTGTGATAACCTTGTGGGAACTCGTTTGTGTCTACAAATCCGGCGGGAAGGTAGCAATGCGTGCACTTTAGATTACACAATCGGGTGATATTCCATGAAACTGCTTGGACTTTCGTATCTGTCATGTTTTTAATTATACCTTGCGGTTCGATCAGATGCATTGAATAACCAACGATTATCTCCGTAGATCCGCCCTCCGCTACGCTTACGGGCTACAGTTTCGTTAAACCTGGACAAACTAAAGATAAAGCGGTTTGTAGTGCAAGGATTTACAATGTTTTGAAATTAGTTTTTCAACAGCAGTGCGAGTGCGAAAACAATTAAGCCTGCTACCAGCATCAAATTTTTCCAGATGTTGATATAAGGGCTTTGATTAGACTGTACATCTTCATCGGGCGAAGCGACTTCGAGGCGCCGTCGATAGAGCGAACTGTACAATCCCCAAAAGAGTGCCATTACGCCGAACGCCGCAAGTTTCGCGACAAAGATTAACATATAGGTTCTGAAGTTACCGTCACTATTCCCTGCGAAAAAGCCGTTATTCCATGCAACGATAAAAAACACCATCGCGCCCGTTGTCAGGAGAACATGAATCATCAATCGGATCAAGCCCCGAAAACGATTGTGAATTGCTAACAGGTTTTGCGGCGGTAAGCTGCGCTGTAGCATCGGCATCGCGATGAAAGTAGTAAAGATAACACCCCCGAACCAGACGATCGCCGCTATCAGATGGACACCGCGGATGAAAAGTTCTACGCTCTCCCGCATTCTTTCCCAGAATCCCTATTTTTCTGTAAATAATACCACATTTTGTGTCCAAAGTCAAATTTGTCTTTACGCTATACATACGATTCGAAGTCGAAGCAAACCGTGGATAGCGAGGTGCTACGATAACGAGTCACGGTTTCAAATTGACGAAAATCAGTGCAATTACTGCGAGTAGCGCACCGATGAGAGGGACGCGCCCCAACCGTTCATGGAGGAATACCATACCAACGAACATCGTGAACAACACACCGCCTGAACTCGACATTGGAAAAGCAATCAACGCACTCACCTTGTCCAGCGCGATGAGAAGTGCCCAACTTCCGGCGACATTACATATGCCTATGAGCACACCGTAGAAGACCTCCCACCAATTCGGCCACGTTTTCTGATAGAGGCATATCCCCAAGTAAATAACCGTGGCGACACCGAACAGCAGACTCATATAGAGCGATTTTTCATCAATAGGACACATTTCGTTGAAGGCTTTCATGGTGAGCCGTGAAATCCCGGTAATCAGTAGAATCGTGAGCGCAACAGCGAATCCTAAACCTTGCGGCGTTTCCGGTCTGTCAGGTGTAAATCTATAGGTCGGTTCTTTTTCGCGCTGGCTGAGAAGCGGAATTGCCACAAACGTTAAGAGAAGTCCTACGGTTTGCCAGAGATTGGGAATCTCTTTCCAGAACAGCATCGATACTACAATCGGGACCACGATCGATAGCCTAACGAGCGCCGCCGTGACGACAATTCCGCTGAGTCGAATCCCAAGCGTAAATAACTCAAACCCGGCAGCGTATGT is a window from the Candidatus Poribacteria bacterium genome containing:
- a CDS encoding EamA family transporter: MLFLALNIVLLSGFGLFLKHAKDNQQRLNPIGFVNYLVASFISIWVLSQEQDFEFSKLTFVLGISNGVTYAAGFELFTLGIRLSGIVVTAALVRLSIVVPIVVSMLFWKEIPNLWQTVGLLLTFVAIPLLSQREKEPTYRFTPDRPETPQGLGFAVALTILLITGISRLTMKAFNEMCPIDEKSLYMSLLFGVATVIYLGICLYQKTWPNWWEVFYGVLIGICNVAGSWALLIALDKVSALIAFPMSSSGGVLFTMFVGMVFLHERLGRVPLIGALLAVIALIFVNLKP
- a CDS encoding Gfo/Idh/MocA family oxidoreductase, which codes for MEKIRLGYIGCGFMAQKVHIPNFTSIPDCELIGLAEVRTELGKKVQTRFGIPHLYRDHDELAQNADIEAVAVSADFALQGEIAKDLLLAGKHVFMEKPMAVSVEQAEAIVAASQKSGKKLMVGYMKRYDAGNEIVKTRVAQFRETNELGRLTYARNHGFGGDWVCNLDAHMDGTTETKPSAPVKTPEWIPEQWRGSYLGYLQQYTHNINLMRWFLDAGDKVSVKVVDLDPNGYSGVVIFDMDGIRVTLETGHVSHYRWDEHSQIYFENGWVHTWAPPLLLKNTPAEVEIYRAGEEQEIARPIPRPSWTWAYHREAEYFLANLRSDEPFRSSAEDTLTDVRLFEDIYRIFVEQQK
- a CDS encoding radical SAM protein; this encodes MTDTKVQAVSWNITRLCNLKCTHCYLPAGFVDTNEFPQGYHKDTELSQSQCFRVIDEIAEINPHILLILTGGEPLLRPDILKISKYASDTGFLVVMGTNGVLLTDEIVEKMQQHGVTGAGISLDSIQPTNHDRFRGMEGAWKATMNGVEALKRAQLDFLVQTSVTQWNYDEIPEIVEYAYQLGAKVLNLYFLVRTGRGKTVMDITPAQYEKAFETFFELQAAYAGKMLIAAKCAPHYKRVIYEQQSDSAFLQGYPSGTCPCGIYYCRITPEGELTPCPYLPVSVGNLKEESFVKLWNESETFQNLRNRDLLEGKCGACEFREVCGGCRARAYATTGNYLAEDASCEYQPGQYGTPPVQIEKKIAFATETDYDLQWTPAAEKRLKRVPSFARGMVVKSVEKYAREHGHREVTPELMQAVKKRFDKTGIPSFRPKR
- a CDS encoding HEAT repeat domain-containing protein; amino-acid sequence: MCELETEWAHIVCRNQGMDMSQQQEFGACPSCGNVNLRRLDGNSWFCLDCDWDNLTVIPTGNDELLTSLLHGDIHSRRLAAQALINIGDADRHLAALTDANALLEALDDEDADVRYFVAVALGKLEASLSLGKLKQLARDDASALVREGAKTAVEQIESRHTS
- a CDS encoding phytanoyl-CoA dioxygenase family protein; translation: MLTPEQITFFQEHGYLILKNLIDPEIIDGWRTQVWNHFNSSFETPETWPNDYEIPGFTFSPLFGHLPVMQEIADQLGGGQFFTGGGGSPIIKWPNPEEEWALPKDGHIDAYGAVAGWSPFMLGATTYLYDAEPKGGAFIFWPQSHHSTHKYFLQYPEQIDGSFYDIEGWNWHVLSDLSPEGPREFIGAAGDVVLWHAFLCHTGSANVKDIPRFGLFARYAHERLEEIKYEIPEDLWKYWAI